Proteins from a genomic interval of Spea bombifrons isolate aSpeBom1 chromosome 4, aSpeBom1.2.pri, whole genome shotgun sequence:
- the FKBP4 gene encoding peptidyl-prolyl cis-trans isomerase FKBP4, with product MTAEELKTEGPQAADMGGIDITPKGDQGVLKVIKKEGTGDEYPMIGDKVSVHYTGWLQDGTVFDSSRERKDKFTFDLGKGQVIRAWDIAVATMKIGETCQITCKPEYAYGAPGSPPKIPPNAVLIFEIELFDFQGEDLSTEEDGGIIRRIRVKGEGYSKPNEGAVVELVLRGSHNGRVFDERELQFEVGEGESLGVPQGVETAVQQMEKGEEAILYLKPKYGFGSVGYDQFQIPPDANLQYEIKLKSFEKAKESWEMNTDEKLEQGALVKDRGTQYFKGGRYRQAIIQYKKIITWLEHESGLSEEQKGKSKALLQAASLNLAACYLKLGEHRGALEHCNKALEMDPNNEKGLFRRGEAYMGINEFELARDDFTKVLQLYPNNKAARAQLGQCQARIRQQHQREKKIYANMFQRLAEKEEKEASPRPAAEQPTSDVEMSEATEPATETAHNGAEESMTAEA from the exons ATGACAGCTGAAGAGCTGAAGACAGAGGGACCTCAGGCTGCTGACATGGGAGGAATAGATATCACCCCCAAGGGGGATCAGGGGGTGCTCAAA GTAATAAAGAAGGAAGGGACGGGAGACGAGTATCCTATGATCGGGGATAAAGTCAGCGTTCATTACACAGGCTGGCTGCAGGATGGGACGGTGTTTGATTCAAGCAGAGAACGGAAGGACAAGTTTACCTTCGACCTGGGGAAAG gtcaGGTTATTAGAGCATGGGACATTGCTGTGGCAACCATGAAAATTGGAGAGACTTGCCAAATTACTTGCAAGCCGGAGTATGCGTATGGCGCTCCAGGAAGCCCCCCAAAAATCCCCCCCAATGCAGTGCTGATCTTCGAG ATTGAGCTCTTTGACTTCCAAGGCGAGGACCTCTCAACAGAGGAAGATGGCGGGATCATCCGTAGAATTAGAGTCAAAGGGGAAGGCTACTCCAAGCCCAACGAAGGAGCTGTAGTTGAAT TGGTGCTCAGGGGCTCTCACAATGGACGTGTATTCGACGAGCGGGAGTTACAGTTTGAGGTGGGTGAGGGAGAGAGTCTTGGAGTTCCCCAAGGAGTGGAGACAGCAGTTCAGCAAATGGAAAAAGGCGAAGAGGCCATACTGTATCTGAAACCGAA ATATGGATTTGGCAGCGTTGGATACGATCAGTTCCAGATACCACCTGATGCCAACCTTCAGTATGAAATAAAGCTGAAGAGCTTTGAAAAG GCCAAGGAATCTTGGGAGATGAACACGGACGAGAAGCTGGAGCAGGGAGCCCTGGTGAAGGATCGAGGTACTCAGTATTTCAAG GGGGGTCGGTACCGCCAGGCCATTATTCAGTACAAGAAGATCATCACGTGGCTGGAACACGAATCCGGACTCTCAGAAGAGCAGAAGGGCAAATCCAAAGCTCTTCTTCAGGCGGCATCCCTCAACCTCGCGGCGTGTTACCTTAAACTGGGGGAGCACCGAGGGGCCCTGGAGCACTGCAACAAG GCTCTAGAGATGGACCCCAACAATGAAAAGGGTCTATTCCGCCGCGGCGAGGCTTACATGGGGATAAATGAGTTTGAGCTTGCGAGGGATGACTTCACTAAAGTGTTGCAGCTATATCCCAACAACAAGGCAGCGCGGGCCCAACTTGGGCAATGTCAGGCTCGCATTCGCCAGCAGCACCAACGGGAGAAGAAGATCTATGCCAACATGTTCCAAAGGCTGGCGGAAAAAGAAGAGAAG GAGGCGAGCCCAAGACCTGCAGCAGAACAACCGACTTCTGATGTCGAGATGAGCGAAGCGACAGAACCTGCCACCGAGACGGCGCACAACGGAGCAGAAGAGAGCATGACGGCTGAAGCATAA